One Archocentrus centrarchus isolate MPI-CPG fArcCen1 chromosome 14, fArcCen1, whole genome shotgun sequence DNA window includes the following coding sequences:
- the taf1 gene encoding transcription initiation factor TFIID subunit 1 isoform X8 encodes MSDSDSDDDQDRPFSITGFLFGNINEDGQLEDDSVLDNESKKHLAGLGTLGLGSLITEITANEDDDKEENRDPASVDAEGWVKSTEDAVDYSDISEVAEDETKKYRQAMGSLQPSRKTDDEDDYDADCEDIDSKLMPPPPPPTLPTSKKEEPSTQSSNAVGEDGDGIILPSIIAPSSTGDKIDFSSSSDSESETDRPCQGSGAGGPADRLTLPLAGIMQKDAAKALPSVTELFPEFRPGRVLRFLRLFGPGKNVPSVWRSARRKKKRKHRDPQPGTPPPEGEPLEQSQEKKSGWIYEYPAPPPPEQCLSDDEITMMAPVESKFSQTCGDGDKEMESRPKVAEWRYGPAQLWYDMLGVPEDGSNFNYGFKLKEQQSSEPQKPDTPTEITEISQEVQVQEDNNDADDNEDDEAKDRKALENELFLMVTQLQWEDDIIWNGEDVKHKSTKTQRASLAGWLPSSMTRNANAYNAQQGLTRSNSQLVPPTPPPMPKAASISGSKRDKNSHDNQASQEEDCPWFSIFPIDNEELVYGRWEDNIIWDDQEMDQMLEPPVLTLDPNDENIILEIPDEKEETTSHSPSKENKKETAIKKSRILLGKTGVIKDEPQQNMSQPEVKDPWNLSNDEFYYPKQQGLRGTFGGNIIQHSIPALELRQPFFPTHMGPMKLRQFHRQTLKKYSFGALAQPGPHPAQPLLKHIKKKAKMREQERQASGGGDMFFMRTPQDLTGKDGDLILAEYSEEYPPLIMQVGMATKIKNYYKRKPGKDPGAPDCKYGETVYCHTSPFLGSLHPGQLLQAFENNLFRAPIYLHKMPETDFLVIRTRHGYYIREIVDIFVVGQECPLFEVPGPNSKRANTHIRDFLQVFIYRLFWKSKDRPRRIRMEDIKKAFPSHSESSIRKRLKLCADFKRTGMDSNWWVLKPDFRLPTEEEIRAMVSPEQCCAYYSMLVAEQRLKDAGYGEKSFFAPEEENEEDFQMKIDDEVRTAPWNTTRAFISAMKGKCLLEVTGVADPTGCGEGFSYVKVPNKPTQQKDDKEPQPVKKTVTGTDADLRRLSLKNAKQLLRKFGVPEEEIKKLSRWEVIDVVRTMSTEQARSGEGPMSKFARGSRFSVAEHQERYKEECQRIFDLQNKVLESTEVLSTDTDSSSAEDSDFEEMGKNIENMLQNKKTSSQLSREREEQERKELQRMLMGEESDRDKGRKERRKGLSSSLSTSSHKDDDTSSVTSLNSSATGRRLKIYRTFRDEDGKEYVRCETVRKAAVIDAYTRIRTTKDDEFIRKFALFDEQHREEMRKERRRIQEQLRRLKRNQEKDKIKGPPEKKTKKVKERPDLKLKCGACGAIGHMRTNKFCPLYYQTNAPPSNPVAMTEEQEEELEKTVIHNDNEELIKVEGTKIVLGKQLIESADEVRRKSLVLKFPKQQLPPKKKRRVGSAVHCDYLNKPHKAIHRRRTDPMVTLSSVLESIINDMRDHPNTYPFHTPVNAKVVKDYYKIITRPMDLQTLRENVRKRMYPSREEFREAVELIVKNSATYNGAKHPITQVAQSMLDLCDAKLKEKGDRLVRLEKAINPLLDDDDQVAFSFILDNIVTQKMMAVPDSWPFHQPVNKKFVPDYYKVIVNPMDLETVRKNISKHKYQNRDTFLSDVSYIHTNSIKYNGSDSPYTKTALEIVNVCKQTLAEYDEHLTQLEKDISTAKEAALDAADLESLDPMTPGPYTPQPADLFDSGASGSVPREPSSLFSEGPLVGAPEKRVGQGRHSRRPGEEESDVDIEGFDEEDDGKPKTPAPAEDAEGDLEDEDDDEEMLLPPRRRLHDQDDDEEEEEEEGRSNRPAQASVLYQDLLMSDGEDDASEEEGDNPFSSIQLSESGSDSDREVDVRPAPPRRTQETARMGMEQDESMMSYEGDGPDGPHMEDSNVSYGSYEETESRSQMPPSSLGNGEEYGISEEEEEDEEDEARRRGPAVLSQVQLSEDEESEEFRSVGGDSDMDSDN; translated from the exons ATGTCAGACTCGGACAGTGACGACGACCAAGATCGCCCCTTTTCTATAACTGGCTTCCTCTTTGGAAACATCAATGAAGACGGACAGCTAGAAGATGACAGTGTTCTGGACAAC GAGTCCAAAAAACATCTAGCTGGTTTGGGGACTCTGGGTCTGGGCTCACTTATTACGGAGATCACTGCCAATGAGGATGACGATAAGGAGGAAAACAGAGACCCTGCTAGCGTGGATGCAGAAG GTTGGGTGAAAAGCACTGAGGATGCAGTTGATTATTCTGACATCAGCGAAGTTGCTGAGGATGAGACAAAGAAATACCGGCAGGCCATGGGGTCTCTGCAGCCCAGCAGGAAAACAG ATGATGAGGATGACTATGATGCAGATTGTGAGGATATTGACTCCAAACTCatgccccctccaccaccaccaactcTTCCTACATCTAAAAAAGAGGAACCCTCCACTCAGAGCTCAAATG CAGTTGGGGAAGATGGTGATGGTATCATCCTGCCTTCCATCATTGCTCCATCTTCTACGGGAGACAAGATTGACTTCAGCAGTTCCTCAGACTCTGAGTCAGAAACTGACCGTCCCTGTCAGGGTTCAGGTGCCGGTGGCCCTGCTGACAGGCTCACTCTCCCTCTTGCTGGGATCATGCAGAAAGATGCCGCCAAAGCATTGCCAAGTGTCACAGAGCTCTTCCCAGAGTTTAGGCCTGGAAGG gtgcttcGGTTCTTACGCTTGTTTGGTCCTGGAAAGAACGTGCCATCAGTTTGGAGGAGTGCCCGCAGGAAAAAGAAGCGAAAACACAGAGACCCTCAGCCTGGGACACCTCCTCCAGAAGGAGAACCCTTAGAGCAAAGCCAGGAGAAGAAATCTGGATGGATTTATGAGTATCCCGCCCCTCCACCTCCGGAGCAATGTCTTTCTGATGATGAG ATAACCATGATGGCTCCAGTAGAATCAAAGTTTTCACAAACTTGTGGTGATGGGGACAAGGAGATGGAATCTCGGCCTAAAGTAGCAGAATGGAGATATGGTCCAGCCCAGCTCTGGTACGACATGCTCGGGGTTCCTGAGGATGGAAGCAATTTTAACTATGGGTTCAAGCTTAAAGAACAGCAATCCAGTGAGCCTCAGAAGCCGGATACACCTACTGAAATAACAGAGATTTCCCAAGAG GTTCAGGTTCAGGAGGATAACAACGATGCAGatgataatgaagatgatgaagctAAAGACAGAAAAGCCCTGGAGAATGAACTCTTCCTCATGGTCACTCAGCTGCAATGGGAGGATGATATAATTTGGAATGGAGAAGATGTTAAACACAAGAGTACCAAGACTCAGCGAGCCAGCCTGGCAGGATGGCTACCCTCTAGCATGACCCGTAATGCTAATGCTTACAATGCACAGCAGG GTCTGACAAGAAGTAATTCCCAGCTGGTGCCACCTACACCTCCACCCATGCCCAAAGCTGCTTCGATTTCTGGCTCAAAGCGAGACAAAAACAGCCACGATAATCAAG CCTCTCAGGAAGAAGACTGTCCTTGGTTCTCCATTTTTCCCATTGATAATGAAGAGTTGGTATACGGACGCTGGGAAGACAACATTATCTGGGATGACCAGGAGATGGATCAAATGCTTGAGCCACCTGTTCTTACACTGGATCCCAATGATGAGAACATAATTCTAG AAATTCCTGATGAAAAGGAGGAGACGACCTCCCACTCGCCATCAAAAGAGAATAAGAAAGAAACCGCAATCAAGAAGAGCCGCATCCTGCTGGGGAAAACGGGCGTGATAAAAGATGAGCCACAGCAA AACATGTCCCAACCTGAGGTCAAAGATCCCTGGAATCTGTCCAATGATGAGTTCTACTATCCCAAACAGCAAGGCCTGAGGGGAACCTTTGGTGGCAACATCATTCAG CACTCCATCCCAGCCCTGGAACTGCGGCAGCCCTTCTTCCCCACTCACATGGGGCCCATGAAGCTTCGCCAGTTCCATCGTCAGACTCTGAAGAAGTACTCGTTTGGAGCTTTGGCTCAGCCAGGTCCCCACCCTGCTCAGCCTCTGCTTAAACACATAAAGAAGAAAGCCAAG ATGCGAGAGCAAGAGCGGCAggcatcaggaggaggagacatgTTCTTCATGCGAACCCCGCAAGACTTGACAGGCAAAGATGGAGATCTGATCCTGGCAGAATACAGTGAAGAATACCCTCCTCTCATCATGCAAGTTGGCATGGCAACTAAAATCAAGAACTACTACAAAAGG AAACCTGGAAAAGATCCTGGAGCACCTGATTGTAAATATGGAGAGACTGTGTACTGTCACACATCCCCTTTCCTTGGTTCTCTGCATCCTGGACAGCTTCTCCAG GCATTTGAGAACAACCTCTTCCGTGCCCCAATCTACCTTCACAAGATGCCTGAGACTGATTTCTTGGTTATACGAACACGACATGGCTACTACATTAGAGAGATTGTAGATATTTTTGTAGTTGGTCAGGAGTGCCCCTTGTTTGAAGTTCCAGGGCCGAACTCCAAACGAGCCAATACTCACATCAGAGACTTCCTGCAG GTGTTCATTTATCGCTTGTTCTGGAAGAGCAAAGATCGGCCACGGAGAATCCGTATGGAGGATATAAAGAAAGCTTTTCCCTCACACTCAGAAAGCAGCATCAGGAAACGACTTAAACTGTGTGCTGACTTCAAACGTACAG GGATGGACTCAAACTGGTGGGTGCTGAAGCCTGATTTCAGACTGCCAACAGAAGAAGAGATCAGGGCCATGGTTTCTCCAGAGCAGTGCTGTGCTTACTACAGCATGCTGGTAGCAGAGCAAAGGCTCAAG GATGCTGGATATGGTGAGAAATCCTTCTTTGCTCCAGAGGAGGAGAACGAAGAGGACTTTCAAATGAAGATTGATGATGAG GTGCGGACAGCTCCTTGGAACACAACAAGAGCCTTCATTTCTGCTATGAAGGGGAAGTGCTTGTTAGAGGTTACAGGTGTGGCTGATCCTACAGGCTGTGGAGAAGGTTTCTCCTATGTGAAAGTGCCCAACAAGCCTACTCAACAGAAG GACGATAAAGAGCCGCAGCCGGTGAAGAAGACAGTGACAGGGACAGATGCTGATCTGAGGAGGCTCTCGCTGAAGAATGCCAAGCAGCTGCTGCGCAAGTTTGGTGTACCAGAGGAGGAG aTCAAGAAACTGTCACGCTGGGAAGTTATTGATGTGGTGAGGACCATGTCCACGGAGCAAGCACGCTCAGGAGAGGGACCCATGAGCAAGTTTGCCAGAGGCTCTCGTTTTTCTGTAGCTGAACACCAGGAACGTTACAAGGAAGAGTGCCAGAGAATCTTTGACTTGCAGAACAA AGTGCTGGAGTCGACAGAGGTGCTctccacagacacagacagcagTTCAGCAGAGGATAGTGACTTTGAGGAGATGGGTAAGAACATTGAGAACATGCTGCAGAACAAGAAGACCAGCTCCCAACTTTCCCGTGAGAGGGAAGAGCAGGAGAGGAAGGAGCTGCAGAGGATGCTGATGGGTGAGGAGAGCGATCGTGACAAGGGCCGCAAGGAGCGGCGTAAAGGCCTGT cCAGTTCACTGTCAACCAGTTCCCACAAAGATGACGACACGTCCTCCGTCACCAGCCTGAACTCCTCGGCCACAGGACGCCGACTGAAGATTTATCGCACATTCAGAGATGAGGATGGCAAGGAGTATGTCCGGTGTGAAACAGTGCGGAAGGCTGCAGTCATTGATGCCTACACCAGGATCAGAACCACCAAGGATGATGAATTTAT acGAAAGTTTGCCCTCTTTGATGAGCAGCACAGAGAAGAGATGAGGAAGGAACGTCGGCGTATTCAGGAGCAGCTGAGGAGGCTGAAGAGAAACCAAGAGAAGGATAAGATCAAGGGTCCTCCAGAGAAGAAGACCAAGAAGGTCAAAGAGAGACCAGACCTCAAG CTAAAGTGCGGCGCATGTGGAGCCATTGGACACATGAGGACCAATAAGTTCTGTCCACTTTATTATCAAACCAATGCCCCACCCTCCAACCCAGTCGCCATgacagaggagcaggaggaggagctggaaaaGACAGTCATCCACAATGACAATGAGGAGTTGATCAAGGTGGAGGGCACTAAAATTGTCCTGGGCAAACAGCTCATCGAAAG TGCTGATGAAGTGCGCAGAAAGTCTTTGGTGCTCAAGTTCCCCAAACAACAGCTGccaccaaagaagaagagacGCGTAGGCAGTGCAGTCCATTGTGACTACCTCAAT AAACCCCACAAGGCCATCCACCGCAGACGCACGGACCCCATGGTGACCTTGTCCTCTGTGCTAGAAAGCATCATCAATGACATGCGGGATCACCCTAAT ACATACCCGTTCCACACACCAGTCAATGCTAAGGTTGTGAAGGACTACTATAAGATCATCACACGGCCCATGGACCTGCAAACACTAAGGGAGAATGTACGCAAGCGGATGTACCCATCAAGGGAGGAGTTCCGTGAAGCAGTGGAGCTTATTGTCAAAAACAGCGCCACCTACAATG GGGCAAAACACCCAATAACACAAGTTGCACAGTCCATGCTGGATCTGTGTGATGCTAAACTGAAAGAG AAGGGGGACAGGCTGGTGAGGCTGGAGAAAGCCATCAACCCTctgcttgatgatgatgatcaggtGGCCTTCTCCTTCATCTTGGACAACATTGTAACCCAGAAAATGATGGCGGTTCCCGAT TCATGGCCGTTTCACCAGCCTGTCAACAAGAAGTTTGTGCCAGATTATTATAAAGTTATTGTGAACCCCATGGATCTGGAGACCGTCCGCAAG AACATCTCCAAACATAAATATCAGAACCGAGACACGTTCCTTTCAGATGTCAGTTACATCCACACCAACAGCATCAAGTACAATG GTTCAGACAGTCCTTACACCAAGACAGCTCTCGAGATTGTTAATGTGTGTAAGCAGACTTTGGCAGAG TATGATGAGCACTTGACACAATTGGAGAAAGACATCTCTACTGCTAAAGAGGCAGCTCTAGATGCAGCAGACTTAGAGAGTCTGGACCCAATGACGCCTGGGCCATACACGCCTCAG CCTGCTGATCTGTTTGACAGCGGGGCTTCGGGGAGTGTGCCCAGAGAGCCCAGCAGCCTTTTCTCTGAGGGACCTCTAGTGGGTGCTCCAGAGAAGAGAGTGGGGCAG GGACGGCACAGCAGAAGACCAGGGGAAGAAGAGTCCGATGTGGACATTGAAGGCTTTGATGAGGAAGACGATGGCAAACCCAAGACTCCTGCTCCT GCAGAGGATGCAGAAGGCGATCTGGAGGACGAGGACGATGACGAGGAGATGTTGCTGCCACCTCGCAGGCGGTTGCATGAccaggatgatgatgaggaggaggaggaagaagagggaagATCTAACCGCCCAGCTCAAGCTAGCGTGCTCTATCAGGACCTACTCATGTCTGACGGAGAGGATGATGCCAGCGAAGAGGAGGGCGACAACCCTTTCTCCT CCATACAACTGTCAGAGAGCGGCAGCGACTCTGACAGAGAGGTTGATGTGCGACCCGCACCTCCACGTAGAACTCAGGAGACTGCTCGGATGGGCATGGAGCAGGACGAGAGCATGATGTCATACGAAGGGGATGGGCCTGATGGGCCACATATGGAAGACAGCAATGTCAG TTACGGCAGctatgaggagacagagagtcGGAGTCAGATGCCGCCGTCTAGTTTGGGAAATGGAGAAGAATACGGCAttagtgaggaggaggaggaagatgaagaagatgaggCACGGAGGAGAGGCCCAGCTGTGCTCTCCCAGGTCCAGCTCAGTGAAGATGAGGAAAGCGAAGAGTTCAGATCTGTTGGGGGAGACAGCGACATGGACTCCGACAATtag